The Eggerthella guodeyinii sequence ATGGGCGCGCTGTTCGCCGTGCTCGCCATCCTGTGCGTGCGCGCGGTCACGCTGCCGGGCGCGGGGGAGGGCCTCGCGTTCTACCTCATGCCCGACTTCGGGAAGCTGTTCGCGGGGGCCACGCCGCCCGAGCAGTGGGGCACGTTCTTCGAGGCCGTGTTCGCGGCGATGGGCCAGGCGTTCTTCATGGTGTCGGTGGGCGTGGGGTCCATGTCCATCTTCGGCAGCTACATCGGCAAGGATCGGCGGCTCACGGGCGAGGCGCTCAGCATCGCGGGGCTCGACACGCTCGTGGCCATCATGGCGGGCCTCGTCATCTTCCCGGCGTGCTTCGCGTTCGGCGTGGAGCCGGGCGCGGGCCCGGGGCTCGTGTTCGTCACGCTGCCCTCGGTGTTCTCGCACATGCCGTTCGGCCAGCTGTGGGGCGCGCTGTTCTTCCTGTTCATGAGCTTCGCGGCGCTGTCCACGGTCATCGCGGTGTTCGAGAACATCGTGGGCTTCAGCATGGACGAGTGGAACCTGCCGCGCACGAAGGCGTGCCTGGTGAACGGCGCGGCGCTGGCGCTGCTGTCGCTGCCGTGCGTGCTGGGCTTCAACCTGTGGGCCGGCGTGGAGGTGCCGGGCATCGGGAACATCCTCGACATCGAGGACTTCCTCATCTCGAACACGGTGCTGCCCATCGGCAGCCTCGTGCTGCTGCTGTTCTGCACGTCGAAGCGCGGCTGGGGTTGGGACGCGTTCATCCGCGAGGCCGACACCGGCAAGGGCATCGGCTTTCCGCATTGGACGCGCCTGTACGTGCGCTTCGTGCTGCCGGGCCTGATCACGGTGGTGTTCGTGGCGGGCTACGTGCCCATCGTGCGAACCTGGCTGGGGATGGGATAGGCCCACAGCGCCGGAGGGAAGGCGCTGTGGGCCTCGAATGCGGCTTAGATCTCGCTCTTCACGGTTTCGGCCATGAGGTAGCCGTAGTTCATGGCGGCGTCGAAGCCCATCGCGTAGGGCCGGCCGTCCTTCTCCTCGATGGATCCGCACACGTCGCCCGCCGCGTACAGGCCGGCGACGGCCTCGCCCGCCTCGTTCAGCACGCGTCCCTCGGTGTCGATGGCCAATCCGCCCGTGGTCAGGTAGAACGTGGGGATGCAAGACACCACCCAAACGCCGTCGTGCGTGTCGAGGTAGGGCAGCTTCTTGCGCCCGAACTCGTCCTCCTCGCCGGCGAGCGCGTGGGCGTTGTGCGTCTCGAGCGTGGCGACGAGGTCGGTTAGCCCCAGCTCCTCGGCGGCCGCTTCCACGGAATCGTAGTGCACCATGTCGCCGCGGTGCTCAAGGCACTTGTAGGTGTCCATGGCGTACAGCTCGTTCTTGTTCGTGGTGATGCGGCCCGCCTCGTCGGTGATGTAGTAGAACGCGCCGCCGTTGGCTTCGTCGAGCAGCGCGCGTCCGAGCACGCCGTGGTTGTCCGACATGATGTTGCCGAACTGCTTGCCCGACGCGTTCACGAGGATGCCGGGCGTGGTCTGGTACAGGAAGGCGATCTCGAAGTTCGAGCCGGCCTGGTTCGTGGTGGACAGGAACGCGCCCAGGTCGCGGCCCATGCATTCGATGGCGCCGCCCGCTTTCTGACCCAGCTCGATGCCGTCGCCGGTGGAGCCGGGGGCGCAGTTGAACTTGAAGTCGGCGTACTGGGGGTAGTGCTCCTTGATCATGTCCTTGTTCGCCGCGAACCCTCCCGACGTGAGGCACACGGCCTTCGCCGTGACGGTCCAGGTGGAGCCGTCACGCCCTTCGGCTTTGAGCCCGGTCACGCGACCGTCGGCATCCTGCACGAGCTCGGTCACCTTCGTCGCGTACACGATCTGCCCGCCGAGCGCGCCGATGCGGTCGACCAGGAAGTCCTTCGCGTATCCGCAGCCGCCCATGTAGCAACCGGGGGCCAGGTACGGCGTGACGCCGTACGCCTTGTTCACGCCCAGGCTGTAGAAGCCCACGCCGATGCCGTGCATCCAGTCCACGAGCTGCCCCGAGTTCGAGTACATGGCCGTCTGGTACGGCATGGCGCCATCGAAGCGGTCGTTCTCGGGGACGAGGTACTTCTGCATGACGCCCAGCATGCCCTCCTTGTTGTACATGGGGTTGTCGTCGGCGCGGCCGAGCGCGTAGTTCGTCTGCAGCTGCGATTCGGCGGCGGCGACGCCCGAGTACGTCATGGGCATGGAGCCGCCGGCGAGGTCCTGCTTCTCGAAGAGCACCACCGTCTTGCCGGCTTCCAGCAGGCGCGTCGCCGCAATGAGCCCCGCGGTGCCCGCGCCCATGAACGCCACATCCACGTCGGCGGTCTGCGCGGTGCCGCCGCTGGGGGCCGTGGCTCCCAAGCGGAAGTCCTTGGGGTTGCCGCCGGCGTTCGTGATGGCGTCGGCCACGGCGCTTTGCACGGCCATCGAGGTGGTGGTGGCGCCGGTGACCGTGTCGACGTCGAGGTTCTTGGCCTCGAGGATCTTCGCGGCCATCATCGGCGCGGCGGTCGATCCGATGCCGATGGTGTCGTCGCAGCGCAGCACGCTGATGCCCGCGATGTCGCCGCCGGCGACGGTCACCTGCACCAGCAGGTTGTCGTCGTGGCCCATGGCCGTGCCGATCCACTTGCCGTCGGTGAAGCTTTCGGGCACGCTCTTCTTCTCCGGCTCGGCATCCTTCGCCTGGCCGTCGCTCGTCTGCTGCGGAGCGGCGCACCCCGCCAAGCCGCCCAGCGCGGCAACGCCGCCGAATGCGAGCGATCCCTTGAGAAAGTCCCTGCGATTGAGTTCCATGATGAAGCTCCCTCCTCGATCGGTCGACGGGGCGTCGGCATCGCCGCGCCTCGTCGAAATGAACGAAGTGAGTATCGCCAGAAGGGGTGGTCGGAGTCGACCCCGATAATCGGTACACGTGTCGAAATCGACGGTTTCCGTCTCGCCCATTTTCGGTTATTTTTTGCGTATAGCCTGGTCAATGACATTTGCTTGCGGGGAACTGCGGACGGTTTTCCAGCCGGTGCCCGCGTTGTCCCACGCAAGACAAGGTACAATGCAACCGGGAGGAAATTGCGTGTCGAACAAGTTTGCAGGCATAGCCCTCGGGGCGCTCGGCTTCGGTCTGTGCAAGACCGCGATTTCCGTTGCCTACATCACGGCGATGGGGTCGGTGTCCTCCACCGTCGGGTTCGTGTCCGAGCTCGACTTCATGTTCGCGATGAACGCCGCTTCGTTTACGACGGCGCTCGTCATCATCGCGCTCGTGCGCGCGGGGCGGCTTCGCCCGGGCGCGCTGTCCCAGGTTCCGGCGGTGATCGCGCTGCTCGTCGGGTTCTTCTTGAGCGCCACCGGCGTGATGACGGGGCTGCCGTTCGCGGTGGCGGCCGTGTTCTACGGCGTGCTGTGCGGCTTCGCGCTCACGGTGCTCAACGCCGCGTGGCTCGAGGTGTTCGTGGCGGAGCCCGAGGCCGCGTACGGCGTGTACCAGATCGTGGGCGGGCTCGTCGTGCAATGCGTGCTGGTGTCGGTGCTGCCCCTGCTGGGATCGCTTGCGGCAAGCGTGCTGTCCATCGTGGCGGTGGCCGCTTCGGCGTGCCTGCTCGTGCGGTGCAAGCGGACGCTCGCGTTTGCCGAGCACGCCGCGCTCCTTCCCGCCAGCCGCGGCGACCGCCTCACGCTGCTGCAAGCGTGCCTGTGCCTGTTCGTGCTGGTGGGCGTCGTGGGCATCCTGCATACCACCGTGCTGGGCTCGCAGTCCGAGAGCATCGTGGGCGATGTGAACATGTGGATGCCGCTGGTGGCGGCGACGGCGATCACCGCGCTGGTGGCGGGGCTGACCATGCGCCATCCCGATCCCACCGCCGTCTACAAAGGCTGCCTTCCCGCGATGCTGGCGATCCTCTCGCTGCTGCCGTTCTTCGGCGAGGCGCTCGGCGGGTTGGCAGGCCTCGTCATGATCACGTGCTACGACGTGTGCGGCATGGTGTTCCTGCTGTTCATCGTCGATCGGGCGCGCACGCTGCGCATGTCGAGCTACGTGTTGTCCAGCGTGTACCTGGGCGGCTCGGGCCTGTTCTTGGTGATCGGCCTGTCCATCGGCAGCGCTCTGGGCGCGCTCAGCGCCGACTACGGGCTGTCGCTGCTGACGCTGCTCGCGTTCGCGGCCATCTACCCGCTGGCCATCGTGCTGGTGGTTGCGCTGCGCCGCGCGCACCCGCAGGACGCGTCTCCCGCTGCGGCGGGGGAGAGCGGGGAAGGCGCGCCGAGCGCGGATGCCGTTCTCACCGTCGACGACGCGCTGGGCGCGGGCGTCGACGCGGTGGCGGCGCGGTTCGAGCTGACGCCGCGCGAGCGCGAGATACTGGGCTACCTGGCGCGCGGCCGTTCGGCCAAGTTCATTGCCGAGACGCTGGTCATTTCCGAGAACACCGCGTGGGCGCACATCAAGCGCGTCTACGCGAAAACCGGCGTCCACTCCAAACAAGAGCTCATGAGCGTCGTCGAGCAGCAAGGAAGAAGCCGCTAGAAACGAAAAGCGCCCTATGGCCGTGCGCCGTGCACCCCGCATGTTTTTCTCCATATTCCCTGGGAATGCTCGCGTGGGCGGGGCTCCCGTGGCTATAATAGCGGGTAACACCTGAGTAACGGTGGACTTGACGACGCGATCGCGCGCCGCCGGGACGCCGGATCACCGCACCGATCGCAGATGGAGGAGTTCATGGCATACTATTTCGACGAGCCGTCCCGTACTTTTAACGAGTATTTGCTTGTCCCCGGCTATTCGTCGGCCCAGTGCATTCCCGCCGACGTCAGCTTGAAGACGCCGCTCGTGAAGTTCAAGCGTGGCGAAGAAGCCCCTATCTCGTTGAATATCCCCATGGTGTCCGCCATCATGCAGGCCGTGTCCGACGACGGCATGGCCATCGCGCTGGCCACCGAAGGCGGCCTGTCGTTCGTCTACGGCTCGCAGACCATCGAGAACCAGGCGGCCATGGTCGCCCGCGTCAAGGACTACAAGGCCGGCTTCGTGACGAGCGACGCGAACCTGTCGCCCGAGATGACGCTCGCCGACGTGGTGGCTCTCAAGGAAGAGCACGGCCACTCCACGATGCCCGTCACCGCCGACGGCACCGCTCACGGCAAGCTGGTGGGCGTGGTCACCGATCGCGACTACCGCCTGTCCCGCATGTCCATGGACGCGAAGGTGGCCGACTTCATGACCCCGCGCGAGAAGATGATCGTGGCCCCGGCCGACACCAGCCTCAAGGTTGCCAACGACATCATCTGGGACAACAAGCTGAACTCGCTGCCCGTGGTGGACGACGACGATTGCCTCATGTACCTGGTGTTCCGCAAGGACTACGACTCGCACAAGTCGAACCCCAACGAGATGCTGGACTCCCACAAGCGCTACATGGTGGGCGCGGGCATCAACACGCGCGACTACGCCGAGCGCGTGCCGGCGCTCGTGGAGGCCGGTGCCGACGTGCTGTGCATCGACAGCTCCGAGGGCTATTCCGACTGGCAGAAGTTCACCATCGAGTGGATTCGCGAGCACTACGGCGACGACGTGAAGGTGGGCGCGGGCAACGTGGTGGACGCCGAGGGCTTCCGCTTCCTGGCCGATGCGGGCGCCGACTTCATCAAGATCGGCATCGGCGGCGGCTCCATCTGCATCACGCGCGAGCAGAAGGGCATCGGCCGCGGCCAGGCCACGGCCACCATCGAGGTGGCGAAGGCCCGCGACGAGTACTTCGAGGAGACGGGCGTCTACATCCCCATCTGCTCTGACGGCGGCATCGTGTACGACCATCACCTGACCTTGGCCCTGGCCATGGGCGCCGACTTCGTCATGCTGGGCCGCTACTTCGCCCGCTTCGACGAGAGCCCCACGAACAAGGTGAACATCAACGGCTCCTACATGAAGGAGTACTGGGGCGAAGGCTCCGCGCGTGCCCGCAACTGGCAGCGCTACGACCTGGGCGGCGACAAGAAGGGCATGTCGTTCGAGGAGGGCGTGGACAGCTACGTGCCCTACGCCGGCACGCTCAAGGACAACGTCGACCTCACGCTGTCGAAGGTGAAGTCCACGATGTGCAACTGCGGCGCGCTCACCATCCCCGAGCTGCAGGACAAGGCGAAGCTCACCGTGGTGTCGTCGACGTCCATCGTCGAGGGCGGTGCCCACGACGTGGTGCTCAAGGACAAAACCCCCTACGTGAGCAGCACCATCCACTAAGCCGCTCGCACTCAGCGCGCCAACGCACCTCGAAGCGCCGTCCGCACCCGCGGGCGGCGCTTTGTCGGAAGAGCGCATAGCGCGTGCTACATGAACAACACAAACAAATGTTTCACGTGAAACATTTGCATGGGATGCCTTCGGGCTTGCTACGGCCGCGCTGGCCGCAGGCGCGCCCCTCGCCGTCAGGACGGCAGCGCGGAGACGCTCGGGTTCGCTTCGATGATGGCGTGCAGCTCGTCGATGTAGCGCAGCAGCAGGTCGCTCGGGCGGCGCTCGTTGTGCATGATGTAGCCCACCTGCATGGCCTCGTCCACGTCGAGCGGAATGCTGGCGATGCCCGAGTGCATCTCGGCCGACAGCACGCCGGTCGACAAGGTGTAGCCGTTGTAGCTGGTCAGCAGGTTGGTGAGCGTGCCGCGGTCCGAGATGCGGATGTTGCGCTTGTGCGGCAGGTGGCTGAGCGGCTCTTCGGAGTAGTAGAACGAGTTGGTGGTGCCCTGCTCGAACGAGTAGCGCGGGTAGTCGGCCAGGTCGTCGGGCCGCAGCAGCGCGGCGCCCGCCAGCGGGTGGTGCTCGCCCACGAACACGTGTACGCGCGCGTCGAACAGGGGAGCGTAGGCCACGTCGGCGTCGTCGAACGCCTTCTGCAGCACGCGCCGGTTGAAGTCGTCGGTGTACAGGATGCCCACCTCGCTGCGGAACGTGCGCACGTCGTCGATGATCTCGGCCGTGGTGCTTTCGCGCAGGATGAACTCGTACTCCTCGCCGACGCATTCCTCCACCACGTTCACGAACGCCTGCACGCTGAACGCGTAATGCTGCGTGGACACGGCCAGCCGCAGGTGGGTGGAGCCCTTGTCGGCGTAACGCATCTCCAGCATGTCGGCCTGCTCGATCACCTGGCGCGCGTAGCCCAGCAGCTCGGTGCCGTCGTTCGTCAGCGTCACGCCGCGGTTGCTGCGCGTGAACACGGTGATGCCCAGTTCCTGCTCCAGCTCCTTGATGGCGGTGGACAGGTTCGACTGCGACGCGTACAGGTTCTGCGCCGCCGCGTTGATGGATCCGTACTCCGCGATGGCGATGAGGTAGCGCAGCTGCTGAAGGGTCATGGGAGGTGCCTTCCGTGCCGGGATGGTTCGTTCGACGTTCTTTCCGTCATTTTACCCAGCTATCTATCCGATAGATAGCAAACCATCAAAACATCGAATGACCCGGGAGGTTGTGTTTCGGCCGCGTTCGTGGTTTCATGCAATACGCTGCATATACGCAAACGAACAAGGAGCAACCATGGCGAAGGACATCCCCTACGATCAGAAGTACTATGATCCGGAGATCGAATGCATGCCGCGGCCGGAGCTTGAGACGCTGCAACTGCAACGCCTGAAGGACATGGTGGCCTACGCATACGACAACACCGTCTACTACCAGCGCGCGTTCGACGAGGCCGGCGTGAAGCCGGACGACATCCAGACGCTCGAGGATATCGCGAAGCTGCCCTTCTGCGACAAGAAGACCGAGCGCGAGACGCAGCACGTGGGAAGCTTCTTCGGCGAGATGTGCTCCGTGCCCGAAGAGGAGGTCGTCTTCATGGCCACCTCGTCCGGCTCGACGGGCGTCCCCACGGTCAGCCCCTTCACGCAGGAGGACTTCGACCTGTGGCAGGACACCGAGGCGCGCCTGTTCTGGCAGGCGGGCATGCGTCCGAACGACCGGTACGTGCACGGCCTGAACTTCGCCCTGTACGTGGGCGGCCCCGACGTCATCGGCGCGCAGCGCCTGGGCGCGCTGGCCATCTGGGTGGGCGCCGTGCCGTCCGACCGCCTGCTGTTCGTGCTCAAGCAGTACCAGCCCACGGTCATCTGGACGTCGCCGTCCTACGCGTGGCATCTCGGCGAGATCGCGAAGGAGAAGGGCTTCGATCCCAAGACCGATTTCAACATCCACACCATCATCGTGGCCGGAGAAGCGGGCGGCTCCATCACGTCCACGCGCGAGGCCATCGAGAACCTGTGGGGCGCGAAAGTCGTCGACTTCTACGGCCTGTCCGACATCTACGGCGCGTGCGCGGCGGCCTGCGAGGCGCACGACGGCCTGCACATCGTGGAGGACCAGATCCTCGTGGAGACGGTCGATCCCACCACGGGCGAGGTGCTGGCGCCGGGCGAGACGGGCGAGCTCGTGTACACGACGCTGTGCAAGAAGGCCCGCCCGATGATCCGCTTCCGCACGGGCGACATCGGCTACGTGAGCGCCGACACCTGCGAATGCGGCCGCACGCTGGCCCGCATCCACGTGACCGGCCGCAAGGACGAGATGTTCATCGTGGGCGCCGTCAACGTGTTCCCCAGCGACATCGAGTACGTGGTGCGCGGCCTGGACGGCCTGACGGGCGAGTACTCCATCCGCGTGTACGAGAAGAACTTCACCTGCAAGTACGAGGTGTCCGTCGAGCGCTCGCTCGGCAGCGACGAACCCTACGACGAGGTGGCAAGCCGCACCGAGGCCGCGCTCAAGGCGCACACGGGCGTGCGCCCCGCCAAGGTCATCGTGTATGATGCAGGTAAGCTGGGTACGTCGTCCGAACACAAGGCCTCCAGGTTTATTGACGAGCGCGGCTGCGTTACGCGCTAGGGAAGGGATCACCTATGACCACTGAAACCACCTTCGCCGTTTCCGGCCAGCATTATCTGTTCAACGTGCAGACGTTCGCGCACACCGTGCTGGCGCTCGGCGGCGATTCTTACCGCTACGCGCTGCGCGACCGCACCACGCAGGGCGTCATCGACGACGTCGTCGACGGGAAGAGCGAGCTGGGCGTGCTGTTCGAGACGTCGGCCACGGCCGACGAGGTGAACGCGGCGCTCGACGCGGCGGGCCTCGAGTTCGTCGAGCTCATCCAGTCGGCCCCGCGCGTGGCGCTGCCGAAGAGCCACCCGATGGTGAACGCCAGCGTCCTGACGTTGGAGGACATGGAGGACTTCCCGTACCTCTACTTCGAGCAGGACGAGGACTCGCCGGTCGCCTTCGCCGAGGAGGCGCTGGCCAGCGTGCCGCGCGCCAAGAGCATCGCGTGCACCGACCGCGCGTCGCTGTCCGAGCTCATCGTGGCGCTCAACGGCTACACGGTGACCAGCGGTATCCTCGTGGGCATCTCCGACGGCGCGGGCCTCAACACCGTGCCGCTCGACACCGACGTGAAGCTGCACCTCGGCTACGTGGTGCGCAAGGGCCAGCAGCTCAGCGACATCGGTCAGCGCTTCGTCGACACCCTCAAGAAGAACCTCGAGAAGTACGCACGGTTCTAGGAAGCATCCCCTCGCAACGTGAAGCGCCCCTCCAAGGAGGGGCGCTTTTTTGCGCCACCGGGGAGGGGCGCCGGTGCGCGACGCCGTACAACACGTACGAATGTTTCACGTGAAACATTCGTAAACGGCATCTTTGTTCATCGTGGGGTTGATCAAGCGCTGCGCGAAGGCGACCGGCGAGTCCTCGTCCTGCTCGAAGCCGACAGGCTACTGAGGTAGCGGATCGTCGTCCTCGTCGAGGGGGTGGGGTCGGCCGGCCAGGTCGAGGGCGTCGTCGCTGACGGGCGGCGTGCCGTGAGCGCCCCACTTCGCGCGCACCTGCTCGCGACGGGCGCGCTCGGCACGCGCCTCGCTGGGACGCATCGGCCGGGGCATCTCGGCCGTGGTGGCCTCCTCGTGCGACAGCGCCATGCGGATGCGCATGTACTCCCAGATCAGCAGCACGAACAGGATGCACATCACGATGAGGTAGCCGATCACGGCGCCGGGCAGCCCGGTGAAGTTCACCAGCAGGATGGGCACGAACAGCGCGAACCCGAACGTGATCACGTACAGCTTCGTCACGGCGCGCTGCTGGCGCAGCACGGTGATCACCTGGTACAGGAAGTCGATCGCCGCCGTCACGCCGCCCGCGGCCAGCATGATGTAGCACAGCCCGCGGAACTGCTCGAAGTCCACGCCGTACAGGAAGCTCATCACGGGGATGCCGATCCACGCCATGGCGAGCGCCGTGACGCCGGTGACCGCGACGATGACCGCCATGATCACGACGATGATCAGGTCGAACCGCTTGCGCTTCGCAGGGTCGGCCCACACGTTCGCCATCTTCACGAGCAGCGGCTTGTAGATGAACCCGACGGTCAGCAGGATGCCCTGCGCGGGGAAGTACAGCGCGTTGAAGTACAGCTGGTTGTCGTAGCTCAGCACGCCTTCCATCACGAACTTCGGCATGTTATCGATGAACGCGTACAGGAACAGCGCGATGAACAGGGGGAAGCACTGCTTGAATAGCTCGACGATGCTGCCGAGGTTCCAACGCTTCGACCTCGGCGTCTCGAACATCGCCAGCGGGAACGTGAACACGACGAAGGTGGCGAACGCCGCGATGGCCATGACCACGCACGACACGGCCAGGTTGCGGGTGATCAGCAGGCACAGCGAGAACGCCACGAGCACCACGACGGAGCGGAACGCCTGCGACACGCCCGACAGGTACAGCTTGTCCACTTGCTGCAGCCGCCCCTCGTACACGTCGGCCAGGCCGTCCACCATCTTGTAGAGGTACACGCCCAGGCTGATGGTAAACATCTGGCTCTCGTAGCCGCGCACCATGCAGTACACCACGCCGACGAGCACCATGAACGCGCAGGTGATCCACCGGTTGATCTGGTAATCCGAGAACGAATGCTCCTCGGTCACGTCGGATATCTGGTAGGTGCGCACGCCGTAGTTGGCGAGGATCATGAGCAGCGTGCCGGTGACGAACGCGAGCGAGAACATGCCCGCCTGCTCCACGCCCACGAGCTGCGTGACCACGACGGTGAGGATGGGGAACACCATGCCCCACGCGCCCACGCCCACCGTGTTCCACACGTAGTCGCGGGTGGTGCGGTGCGCGGCGTACTCCTCCTCCTGGTCGGCCAGCGAGCGCTCGGATACCGCGCCCAGCAGCCGGTTGCACCAGCGGTTGACGCGCCGCGTGATGAAGTTGGGCTTGCGGGGCTTGCTTCCGGCCGCCTCGCGACGCTCGCGCGAGGATGCGCCGAGGAACGGCGTCGTGTCGGACGGCGCGGGCGCGCCGTCGGCGAGGTCGTCGGAGCGCTCGAGGTCGTCCTCCTGCCGAGCGTGCGAACCCTTGGCCTGTTCCTTTTTGAACGTGAAGCGCGCCATGCTGTGCTTCTCAGTCCCTTCTCGAACCGCGTCGTGTTTTGAAAAGTATAGTTCATCGCGAACCGGATGTGCGATATCCACAGGCATCAAATAGAAGTGCAGCTGTCGCCGCGCGCCCGGAGGCGGGCGGGAGAAAGCGCGCGGGAAATCCCGCCAGCGCGAAATCGCCGATTCCGTGCTGCTGCCCGCCGTAGAGGAGGGGATGGTGGTGCGTGCGGCTCAAGCAAGATTGAGCTCGTTGTGCAGTTTGGCCGTCAACGTGCGCGCTTTGGCCGGAGCGCGCCGTGCCGCCCCGCGCGCGAGCGCTATACTTGCATGACCAACGTGCGAAGATGCGAAGGGGAGAGTTCATGATTGAGATCCTGTGGCACGGCCGAGGCGGCCAGGGTGCCTTTACGGCGGCGCGGCTGCTGGGCGCGGCGGCGTCGCTGGACGCGGGCGCGCATGCGCTGGCGTTTCCCTCGTTCGGCCCCGAGCGGCGTGGCGCGCCGATGCGGGCGTTCACGAAGCTGTCCGACGAGCCTATCGGCGATCGCAGCGCGGTGTCCCGGGCCGACTACGTCATCTACCTTGACGACACGCTGCTGGGTGCGGGCTGGGAAAACGAGCTGAAGCCAGGGGGCGTCGTGCTGGTGAACAGCACGCGCGCGTTCGACGACGCGCGCATCGTGGCGCTCGACGCCGACGGCATCTCGGCGGCCATCCTGGGTCGGGCGATTCCGAACACGGTGTTCCTCGGCGCGCTGTCGGCGTTGTGCGACCGCGTGAGCGTCGAGAACGTGCAGGAGGCCATCCGCCAGTACATGCCGGCGAAGCTGCACGCGAAGAACATCGCGATCGTGGAGGCGGCTCGGGAGGCGCTGAGGATGGCCCGCACGTCCTCGTCCAGCGCACCAATCCCGTGCACGACGGGTAAGGCTGCCGGAGCCAGCGAAGCCGCCGCGCCGCGCAAAGAGGCGGGCTGTGAGTCGAGCCCCCTTCGCAACGAGGATACTCACATCCCCACCCTCCGCTCCGCCGCTCTCGACCCCTCCGAGTTCGCGCATTCCACGTGCTTCGAGGCGGGCTACCTCACGGTGAAGAACGCCGGGTGGCGCAACCTGCGCCCCGTGATCGACGCCGCGTCGTGCACAGGGTGCCTCCAGTGCTACCTGTATTGTCCCGACGGCACCGTGTACAAGGTGGCCGACGCTGCGGCTTCCCGTGGCACCCGATCTGCGGCCGCTGACGAAGGCTCGCGTGCGCAAGCACGCCACGCCTCCGCCATCGACCCCAGCTCGGGCACCACGAAAACCCTCGCTGACGTCGCAGGACCTGCGACAACGTGTGCGCCGGTGGCCATCGACCTCGACTTCTGCAAGGGGTGCGGCATCTGCGCGAAGGCGTGCGCGTTCGGTTCCATCACGATGATCCTTGAAAGCGAGGCGGATGCCCGATGAAACGGTTCCTTTCCGGCGACGAAGCGTTCGCCGAGGGCGTGCGCCTGGCGCGTCCGCAGGTGATTTCCGCGTATCCCATCACGCCGCAGACGGTGGTGGTGGAGCGCCTGAGCGAGATGGTGGAGGACGGCTCGCTGGCCGCCGAGTACGTGCATGTGGAAAGCGAGCACTCGGCGCTGTCGTGCGCCATCGGCGCGTCGGCCACGGGCGCGCGCACGTTCACGGCCACGTCGAGCCAGGGCCTGCTGTACATGGCCGAGTGCCTGACCTACGCGTCGGGCGGCCGGTTCCCCATCGTCATGATGAACGCGAACCGCGCCACGGCGCTGCCTTGGAACATCTACGGCGACCAGCGCGACTCGCTGGCGCTGCTCGACCACGGCTGGATTCAGGTGTACGCCGAGGACAACCAGGAGGCGCTCGATCTGGCGCTCATGGCCTACGCCGTGGCCGAGGACCCCGCCGTGGCCACGCCCGTGATGGTGAACCTCGACGGTTTCGCGCTCACGCACACCTACGAGACGGTGGACGTGCCCGAGCCCGAGGAGGCCGACGCGTTCCTGCCTCCCTACGAGCCTGCGGGCAACCGGTTCGACTTCGAGAACCCGGTGAACATCGGCTTCTCGGCCGGTCCTGAGTACAACCGCTACTTCAAGTACTGGGAGCACCGCGACATGCTCGATGCGCCCGCTGTGGTGGGCGAGGTGGAGAAGCGGTTCGCCGAGGTGTTCGGACGCGAGTATCCCGGCATGATCGAAACGCTGAACTGCGACGATGCCGATGTGATCCTCGTCACGCTGGGGTCGGCGGCCGGGCTCGTGCGCTCGGTGGTGCAGCA is a genomic window containing:
- a CDS encoding sodium-dependent transporter; translation: MAREKFGSRLGFILISAGCAIGLGNVWRFPYIVGQYGGAAFVLLIMFFLLVFALPILIMEFSVGRASQKGIARSYDTLEPAGSKWHRFKWIALGGNYLLMMFYTVVTGWMLAFMVRSAMGTFEGLDASGVSAVYDALLANPVESAAYMVLTVGIGVAVTRAGLQKGIERVTKVMMGALFAVLAILCVRAVTLPGAGEGLAFYLMPDFGKLFAGATPPEQWGTFFEAVFAAMGQAFFMVSVGVGSMSIFGSYIGKDRRLTGEALSIAGLDTLVAIMAGLVIFPACFAFGVEPGAGPGLVFVTLPSVFSHMPFGQLWGALFFLFMSFAALSTVIAVFENIVGFSMDEWNLPRTKACLVNGAALALLSLPCVLGFNLWAGVEVPGIGNILDIEDFLISNTVLPIGSLVLLLFCTSKRGWGWDAFIREADTGKGIGFPHWTRLYVRFVLPGLITVVFVAGYVPIVRTWLGMG
- a CDS encoding FAD-binding protein, with translation MELNRRDFLKGSLAFGGVAALGGLAGCAAPQQTSDGQAKDAEPEKKSVPESFTDGKWIGTAMGHDDNLLVQVTVAGGDIAGISVLRCDDTIGIGSTAAPMMAAKILEAKNLDVDTVTGATTTSMAVQSAVADAITNAGGNPKDFRLGATAPSGGTAQTADVDVAFMGAGTAGLIAATRLLEAGKTVVLFEKQDLAGGSMPMTYSGVAAAESQLQTNYALGRADDNPMYNKEGMLGVMQKYLVPENDRFDGAMPYQTAMYSNSGQLVDWMHGIGVGFYSLGVNKAYGVTPYLAPGCYMGGCGYAKDFLVDRIGALGGQIVYATKVTELVQDADGRVTGLKAEGRDGSTWTVTAKAVCLTSGGFAANKDMIKEHYPQYADFKFNCAPGSTGDGIELGQKAGGAIECMGRDLGAFLSTTNQAGSNFEIAFLYQTTPGILVNASGKQFGNIMSDNHGVLGRALLDEANGGAFYYITDEAGRITTNKNELYAMDTYKCLEHRGDMVHYDSVEAAAEELGLTDLVATLETHNAHALAGEEDEFGRKKLPYLDTHDGVWVVSCIPTFYLTTGGLAIDTEGRVLNEAGEAVAGLYAAGDVCGSIEEKDGRPYAMGFDAAMNYGYLMAETVKSEI
- a CDS encoding helix-turn-helix transcriptional regulator, which encodes MSNKFAGIALGALGFGLCKTAISVAYITAMGSVSSTVGFVSELDFMFAMNAASFTTALVIIALVRAGRLRPGALSQVPAVIALLVGFFLSATGVMTGLPFAVAAVFYGVLCGFALTVLNAAWLEVFVAEPEAAYGVYQIVGGLVVQCVLVSVLPLLGSLAASVLSIVAVAASACLLVRCKRTLAFAEHAALLPASRGDRLTLLQACLCLFVLVGVVGILHTTVLGSQSESIVGDVNMWMPLVAATAITALVAGLTMRHPDPTAVYKGCLPAMLAILSLLPFFGEALGGLAGLVMITCYDVCGMVFLLFIVDRARTLRMSSYVLSSVYLGGSGLFLVIGLSIGSALGALSADYGLSLLTLLAFAAIYPLAIVLVVALRRAHPQDASPAAAGESGEGAPSADAVLTVDDALGAGVDAVAARFELTPREREILGYLARGRSAKFIAETLVISENTAWAHIKRVYAKTGVHSKQELMSVVEQQGRSR
- a CDS encoding IMP dehydrogenase; amino-acid sequence: MAYYFDEPSRTFNEYLLVPGYSSAQCIPADVSLKTPLVKFKRGEEAPISLNIPMVSAIMQAVSDDGMAIALATEGGLSFVYGSQTIENQAAMVARVKDYKAGFVTSDANLSPEMTLADVVALKEEHGHSTMPVTADGTAHGKLVGVVTDRDYRLSRMSMDAKVADFMTPREKMIVAPADTSLKVANDIIWDNKLNSLPVVDDDDCLMYLVFRKDYDSHKSNPNEMLDSHKRYMVGAGINTRDYAERVPALVEAGADVLCIDSSEGYSDWQKFTIEWIREHYGDDVKVGAGNVVDAEGFRFLADAGADFIKIGIGGGSICITREQKGIGRGQATATIEVAKARDEYFEETGVYIPICSDGGIVYDHHLTLALAMGADFVMLGRYFARFDESPTNKVNINGSYMKEYWGEGSARARNWQRYDLGGDKKGMSFEEGVDSYVPYAGTLKDNVDLTLSKVKSTMCNCGALTIPELQDKAKLTVVSSTSIVEGGAHDVVLKDKTPYVSSTIH